In Helicobacter pylori Shi112, the genomic window GAATAACGCAAATAACGCAAGCGATGGGATGGTGTAGAGGAAATTCACTATAGGGAGCAAGAACGCCCTAGCCTTTGAGTTGTAAAACACAAAAACCCCAATCAAAACCCCAAACACCAGCACAAGAAAGCTAGAGAGTGCAACGATGATAAAATGCTGCGCGAGTAAGTCTATAAAATAAATGAAACGATCATGAAATTCTTGTATCAAATGTTTTACCACGCTTATTTTTAGCGCTATGGCAACTAAATGCTGTGTGATTACATCTACAGAATGGAGCAACCATTCATACAATTCTTTAATCAAATGTTTAAAAACGCCCATGCTTGGCATTATAACTAAACTTATTTGAATAAAGGGGTTTTGTTTAGTTTTTGCATGGGGGTTTTGTAGCGTTTAATGAGTGGGCTTTGTTATAATACCCTTTCATGTTACCTATTTTTATTATTCTATACCAAAAATTTTTATTCATGCCAACAACTATAGCGCCAAATGTTTAAAACGGGTGAAAAAATCAAAACTGGAAGGTGCGTTTGCCTAAATTGGTGCTCACTTCTATCCATAGGGGCTGGTTTTCGCATAAAATTTCATAGGCTACGCTTTGATTCCTCACTAAAGAAACGCTTTTAGGCGTGGGGTAGAGCGAGCAAGAACGCCCCTGATTGATGTCAATTTTTAAGATAACCACACTCTCCACGACAGCGCTCACCTTTAAATAATACGACTCCCTAGCCCCTTGCCATTCTAAATAGGGCGTTTCTTGGGGGACAATCTCTAAAGCCACTAAAGGGCTTTGAGCCAGTTTTAAGCGCGTTTTTTGCTCCTGCTCTTTTAGTTCTTGTTCTCTGTTAATCCCTTGATCGATCAAATCAAAAAGGTTTGAAGAAGCGTCCTTTTCTCTGGCAATAAGGCTCGCTAAAAAGAGAAAGATGAAGAGAAAAAATTTATTCATGGCTCATTCTTGGTGGGGGTTGAACTCATTATCTAAAATAGAGTGGATCTTACTCAAATCGTTCGCATCGGTTGAAAAAAAGATTTCCACACGATTGTTTTTCATCCTGTTTTCTAGGGAATCATTAGGCGCGATAGGGTTTGTGGATCCGTAAGAAGAAAAAGACAGTTGGTTAGGATTTACGCCGTATTGTATAAGGACTTTCATCACCCTATAAGCGCGATTAGCGGCTAATTCATAATGGCTTTTAAAACGGGTTTTAATTAAAGGCGTGTCGTCTGTAAAACCTCTCACATTAATATGCACCCTTTTAGGGAGTTTTTGAATGATTTTAGCGATCCGTTCAAGATAAAGCATCATGTCTTGATTGATAGTATCTGAAGTAGCGTTTTCAAACAACAAATTAGAAGGGAGCTTTAAAATAGAGCCTTGATCAATTTGCTCTAAAACACTGCCTTCGCCTTTGCGAGCGATAGTGGCTTTTGTTTCGGTATTTTGCGAAGCCGGTTTGGAGCTTTCGCTCGCCATTTGCTCTTCTTCTTTCCCTGAATCAGGGGGGATCACTACAACCGGCTGCATCGCCTCTGGCTTGGGAGCGTAATTAAAAATCTTAATAAATTCGGTTTTCAAGGCTTCCACTTTGGATTTATTGACCGCTGAAATGGCATAAAGAGCGATAAAAAGCGCAAGCAACAACGACAAAAAGTCCGCATAAGGAACCGCCCATTTTTCGCCGGCGGGGCATTCGGTGGGTTTGTTTTTCTTAGCCATCTTTAGCCCTCAAATTGAGATTTTTTAGGCTCACCGGGAGCGATGTAGTTTAAGAGTTTGTTTTCTAAATCCCTTGGATTTTCCCCGTTAGCGATGCCTAAAATCCCCTCTAAAAGAACGGTTTTTTCTTTGATAATGTCTTTAGACTTAGCCTTGAGCTTATGCCCAAAAGGGCCAAAAATCGCATAAGAACACATAATCCCTGTAACAGTAGCCGTAAAAGCCCCAGCGATCCCTGCTGCCATTTCAGCCGGGTTGTCTAGTTTTTGCAAGGCTAGCATAAGCCCCATAACCGCCCCCACTAACCCCATAGTCGGAGCGGTCTCGCCGGCCGTTTCCCAATAATGAGCAGCGCCGTGGTAATACTCTTCCATTTCTTCAATGCTGATTTCTAAGCTTTCCTTAACGGATTTGAGATCCTTGCCATCTATAATCATAGACAAACCATTACGGGTGAAATCGTCTTCAATTTGTGCCACTCGCCCCTCCAAACTCAACACCCCATCTTTTCTGGCTAAAGTGGCTAATTCCACTAAATTTTTAATGGTTTCGTTCAAATTGATTTTAGGGTTTAAAAAAACAATTTTTATCTCTTTGTAAGCGGCTTTCACATAGCGAGCATGCGTGCCTGTCATGGCAGCAAAAAGCGAAGTGGGCACGATGATGATGACTGAACTCAAATGGATAATGTGCAACGGGTTACCATCTTCTAAAATATCGCCTAGCGAAATAGAAGCGACCGCCAATACCAAGCCTAGTATGGTTGATAAATCCAAAACTTACCCCTTAATCTAAATTTCATAATCTTGTAAATGCGTGATTTTATGCGTGCCACAAACCCTACATTCAGGGTTTTTGGGTGCTTGAATTTTTTTAAAATCCATCGTTTTAATATCGGCTATAAGTAAAGTATTTATAAGTAAAGTTTCAAACCCTAAAAAATATTTAAGGCATTCGCTCGCTTGGATGCACCCTAAAACTCCGGGTAAGACCCCAAAAAGCCCTGAAATAGGATTTAATCCCTTTTTAGGGGACTTATCAAAAACGCACGCTAAGCATGCGCTATTGGGTAAAACGCTCATGCTTTGCCCCCTGTATTTTAAAACCCCGGCATGCGAATAGGGTTTTTGGGCTAACACGCAAGCGTCATTAATCAAAAATTTAGCGTTGAAATTGTCTGTAGCGTCTATGATAAAATCATAAGGCTCTATGAGAGAAAGAGCGTTATGAGCTTTAAAGCGTTCTTCAAAAGTCTCTATTTCAATACCCGCATT contains:
- the motA gene encoding flagellar motor stator protein MotA, with translation MDLSTILGLVLAVASISLGDILEDGNPLHIIHLSSVIIIVPTSLFAAMTGTHARYVKAAYKEIKIVFLNPKINLNETIKNLVELATLARKDGVLSLEGRVAQIEDDFTRNGLSMIIDGKDLKSVKESLEISIEEMEEYYHGAAHYWETAGETAPTMGLVGAVMGLMLALQKLDNPAEMAAGIAGAFTATVTGIMCSYAIFGPFGHKLKAKSKDIIKEKTVLLEGILGIANGENPRDLENKLLNYIAPGEPKKSQFEG
- the motB gene encoding flagellar motor protein MotB, producing the protein MAKKNKPTECPAGEKWAVPYADFLSLLLALFIALYAISAVNKSKVEALKTEFIKIFNYAPKPEAMQPVVVIPPDSGKEEEQMASESSKPASQNTETKATIARKGEGSVLEQIDQGSILKLPSNLLFENATSDTINQDMMLYLERIAKIIQKLPKRVHINVRGFTDDTPLIKTRFKSHYELAANRAYRVMKVLIQYGVNPNQLSFSSYGSTNPIAPNDSLENRMKNNRVEIFFSTDANDLSKIHSILDNEFNPHQE
- a CDS encoding HesA/MoeB/ThiF family protein; the protein is MLSRLEKERYLRHIMLEDVGEEGQLKLLKSSVLVVGAGGLGSAVLIYLCAAGIGKIGIVDFDVVDMSNLQRQIIHSQDFLNQSKASSAKARLKQLNAGIEIETFEERFKAHNALSLIEPYDFIIDATDNFNAKFLINDACVLAQKPYSHAGVLKYRGQSMSVLPNSACLACVFDKSPKKGLNPISGLFGVLPGVLGCIQASECLKYFLGFETLLINTLLIADIKTMDFKKIQAPKNPECRVCGTHKITHLQDYEI